One segment of Anopheles stephensi strain Indian chromosome 3, UCI_ANSTEP_V1.0, whole genome shotgun sequence DNA contains the following:
- the LOC118509665 gene encoding rho-related BTB domain-containing protein 1 isoform X1, with product MDNEQPHQELVKCVLVGDTAVGKTRLICARACNKHVSLSQLLNTHVPTVFAIDQYRIYKDVLERSWEIVDGVNVSLRLWDTFGDHDKDRRFAYGRSDVVLLCFSIANPVSLRNCRAMWYPEIRKFCPDTPVILVGCKNDLRYMYRDETYLSYFGERSPFVRAARKSDLVMPDEARAVAKELGVAYYETSVFTYFGVNEVFENAIRAALIARREHRFWMTNLKRVQRPLLQAPFRPPKPPPPEVTVITGTHTKDMLNMFNAQCYTDLVLIVGTIRFSVHRFMLASSSNAFHRLLMMDISDIGARSSSESSMVSSTFGESTTADFNEDTECLIRLEQNKVAPNRMWEQLKRRSSYQALPTVEPKKDLYRELHHPVFQSIRVFQIESGRHSYTQTQTVVQISKVITPQAMQQCLKFIYTGTIDRDCLDLQTASIGLILEIRQAAEFLELPQLMVLLSNTQANQSFMNDETIQHYSTCMKQNLEKYCVQNGIFGDITFELDDGHMKAHRAMLVARCDVMKAMLNGDFREAHANLIVLPGVTEYTFHKLLCYLYTDEIPPISADKCLNLLELANRLCLPRLLNLVECRVIEDLLRMSQNETSEAVEHCLRLLEPVKLHNAHQLAEWCMSYLCVNYNSICRLSPRSLKSLHPDNQDYLREHRWPPVWYLKDYDYYQRCMNELSRELNNGKKDCTADDKGCLCFSGVFFWLLGKSKRSAATAKSAIQASGKGSAGAAGNDQQDAVSTSLFQSNANSVNQLDPEHDAGDL from the exons ATGGACAACGAACAGCCACACCAGGAGCTGGTAAAGTGTGTCCTCGTCGGAGATACGGCCGTCGGGAAGACGCGGTTGATCTGTGCCCGGGCCTGCAACAAGCACGTCTCGCTATCCCAGCTGCTCAACACGCATGTGCCAACCGTCTTTGCCATTGACCAGTACCGGATCTACAAGGAT GTCCTCGAACGATCGTGGGAGATTGTGGACGGAGTTAATGTATCGCTACGGCTTTGGGACACCTTCGGCGATCACGACAAGGATCGCCGGTTTGCATACGGACG aTCGGACGTCGTGCTGCTATGCTTTTCGATAGCGAATCCCGTCTCGCTGCGTAACTGTCGCGCCATGTGGTATCCGGAGATTCGGAAGTTTTGTCCCGACACGCCCGTCATACTGGTCGGGTGCAAGAATGATCTGCGGTACATGTACCGCGACGAAACGTATCTGTCCTACTTTGGCGAGCGAAGCCCCTTCGTACGGGCAGCGCGCAAATCGGACCTCGTAATGCCGGACGAGGCACGGGCCGTGGCGAAGGAGCTGGGCGTTGCCTACTACGAGACGAGCGTGTTCACGTACTTTGGCGTGAACGAGGTGTTTGAGAATGCGATCCGGGCGGCATTGATTGCGCGCCGCGAGCATCGCTTCTGGATGACCAATCTGAAGCGTGTTCAGAGGCCGTTACTACAG GCCCCATTCCGACCGCCGAAACCTCCACCGCCGGAAGTAACCGTCATTACCGGCACGCATACGAAGGACATGCTTAACATGTTCAATGCCCAGTGCTATACAGATCTAGTATTAATTGTCGGTACTATCCGTTTTTCCGTACATAGATTTATGTTAGCTAGTAGTTCTAATGCATTTCATAG GTTATTAATGATGGACATCAGTGACATTGGTgcaagaagcagcagcgaGTCGAGCATGGTTAGCTCGACGTTCGGTGAATCGACGACGGCCGATTTTAACGAGGACACCGAGTGTCTAATCCGGCTCGAGCAGAACAAGGTGGCTCCCAATCG CATGTGGGAACAGCTGAAACGACGATCCAGCTATCAGGCATTGCCAACGGTGGAACCGAAGAAAGATCTCTATCGGGAGCTGCATCATCCCGTGTTTCAAAGTATTAGAGTATTCCAG ATTGAAAGTGGAAGACATAGCTACACGCAAACGCAGACGGTCGTGCAGATTAGCAAGGTGATCACCCCGCAGGCGATGCAACAGTGCTTGAAGTTCATCTATACGGGCACGATCGATCGGGACTGTCTAGATTTGCAG ACTGCATCGATAGGATTGATACTG GAAATACGACAGGCGGCAGAGTTTCTGGAACTACCCCAGCTGATGGTGCTGCTCTCCAATACGCAGGCGAATCAAAGCTTCATGAACGATGAAACGATTCAACACTATTCAACG TGCATGAaacaaaatttggaaaaatattGTGTTCAGAACGGTATCTTCGGTGATATCACGTTCGAGCTGGACGATGGCCACATGAAGGCCCACCGTGCCATGCTGGTCGCGCGCTGTGATGTGATGAAGGCGATGCTGAACGGTGATTTCCGCGAAGCGCATGCCAATTTG ATCGTACTTCCCGGTGTGACGGAATACACCTTCCACAAGCTGCTGTGCTATCTGTACACCGACGAAATACCGCCCATCTCGGCGGACAAATGTCTCAACCTGCTCGAGCTGGCGAACCGGCTGTGCTTACCGCGGTTGCTTAATCTGGTCGAGTGTCGTGTGATTGAGGATTTGTTGCGCATGTCGCAGAACGAAACGAGCGAGGCGGTCGAACACTGCCTGCGGTTGCTTGAGCCGGTGAAG CTACACAACGCACACCAGCTGGCGGAATGGTGCATGTCGTATCTGTGCGTTAACTACAACAGCATCTGCCGGCTGTCCCCGCGCAGCCTGAAAAGCCTCCATCCCGACAATCAGGACTATCTGCGGGAGCATCGTTGGCCACCGGTTTGGTATCTGAAGGATTACGACTACTATCAGCGCTGCATGAACGAGCTCAGTCGGGAGCTGAACAATGGCAAAAAAGACTGTACAGCGGACGATAAGGGGTGCCTGTGCTTCTCGGGTG TGTTTTTCTGGCTATTAGGAAaatcgaaacgatcggccgCGACGGCAAAGTCGGCCATCCAGGCGTCCGGCAAGGGGTCGGCGGGCGCGGCCGGCAATGATCAGCAGGACGCGGTTAGCACCAGCCTCTTCCAATCGAACGCCAACTCGGTCAACCAGCTCGATCCGGAACACGACGCCGGTGACCTTTGA
- the LOC118509665 gene encoding rho-related BTB domain-containing protein 1 isoform X3, with protein sequence MDNEQPHQELVKCVLVGDTAVGKTRLICARACNKHVSLSQLLNTHVPTVFAIDQYRIYKDVLERSWEIVDGVNVSLRLWDTFGDHDKDRRFAYGRSDVVLLCFSIANPVSLRNCRAMWYPEIRKFCPDTPVILVGCKNDLRYMYRDETYLSYFGERSPFVRAARKSDLVMPDEARAVAKELGVAYYETSVFTYFGVNEVFENAIRAALIARREHRFWMTNLKRVQRPLLQAPFRPPKPPPPEVTVITGTHTKDMLNMFNAQCYTDLVLIVGTIRFSVHRFMLASSSNAFHRLLMMDISDIGARSSSESSMVSSTFGESTTADFNEDTECLIRLEQNKVAPNRMWEQLKRRSSYQALPTVEPKKDLYRELHHPVFQSIRVFQIESGRHSYTQTQTVVQISKVITPQAMQQCLKFIYTGTIDRDCLDLQEIRQAAEFLELPQLMVLLSNTQANQSFMNDETIQHYSTCMKQNLEKYCVQNGIFGDITFELDDGHMKAHRAMLVARCDVMKAMLNGDFREAHANLIVLPGVTEYTFHKLLCYLYTDEIPPISADKCLNLLELANRLCLPRLLNLVECRVIEDLLRMSQNETSEAVEHCLRLLEPVKLHNAHQLAEWCMSYLCVNYNSICRLSPRSLKSLHPDNQDYLREHRWPPVWYLKDYDYYQRCMNELSRELNNGKKDCTADDKGCLCFSGVFFWLLGKSKRSAATAKSAIQASGKGSAGAAGNDQQDAVSTSLFQSNANSVNQLDPEHDAGDL encoded by the exons ATGGACAACGAACAGCCACACCAGGAGCTGGTAAAGTGTGTCCTCGTCGGAGATACGGCCGTCGGGAAGACGCGGTTGATCTGTGCCCGGGCCTGCAACAAGCACGTCTCGCTATCCCAGCTGCTCAACACGCATGTGCCAACCGTCTTTGCCATTGACCAGTACCGGATCTACAAGGAT GTCCTCGAACGATCGTGGGAGATTGTGGACGGAGTTAATGTATCGCTACGGCTTTGGGACACCTTCGGCGATCACGACAAGGATCGCCGGTTTGCATACGGACG aTCGGACGTCGTGCTGCTATGCTTTTCGATAGCGAATCCCGTCTCGCTGCGTAACTGTCGCGCCATGTGGTATCCGGAGATTCGGAAGTTTTGTCCCGACACGCCCGTCATACTGGTCGGGTGCAAGAATGATCTGCGGTACATGTACCGCGACGAAACGTATCTGTCCTACTTTGGCGAGCGAAGCCCCTTCGTACGGGCAGCGCGCAAATCGGACCTCGTAATGCCGGACGAGGCACGGGCCGTGGCGAAGGAGCTGGGCGTTGCCTACTACGAGACGAGCGTGTTCACGTACTTTGGCGTGAACGAGGTGTTTGAGAATGCGATCCGGGCGGCATTGATTGCGCGCCGCGAGCATCGCTTCTGGATGACCAATCTGAAGCGTGTTCAGAGGCCGTTACTACAG GCCCCATTCCGACCGCCGAAACCTCCACCGCCGGAAGTAACCGTCATTACCGGCACGCATACGAAGGACATGCTTAACATGTTCAATGCCCAGTGCTATACAGATCTAGTATTAATTGTCGGTACTATCCGTTTTTCCGTACATAGATTTATGTTAGCTAGTAGTTCTAATGCATTTCATAG GTTATTAATGATGGACATCAGTGACATTGGTgcaagaagcagcagcgaGTCGAGCATGGTTAGCTCGACGTTCGGTGAATCGACGACGGCCGATTTTAACGAGGACACCGAGTGTCTAATCCGGCTCGAGCAGAACAAGGTGGCTCCCAATCG CATGTGGGAACAGCTGAAACGACGATCCAGCTATCAGGCATTGCCAACGGTGGAACCGAAGAAAGATCTCTATCGGGAGCTGCATCATCCCGTGTTTCAAAGTATTAGAGTATTCCAG ATTGAAAGTGGAAGACATAGCTACACGCAAACGCAGACGGTCGTGCAGATTAGCAAGGTGATCACCCCGCAGGCGATGCAACAGTGCTTGAAGTTCATCTATACGGGCACGATCGATCGGGACTGTCTAGATTTGCAG GAAATACGACAGGCGGCAGAGTTTCTGGAACTACCCCAGCTGATGGTGCTGCTCTCCAATACGCAGGCGAATCAAAGCTTCATGAACGATGAAACGATTCAACACTATTCAACG TGCATGAaacaaaatttggaaaaatattGTGTTCAGAACGGTATCTTCGGTGATATCACGTTCGAGCTGGACGATGGCCACATGAAGGCCCACCGTGCCATGCTGGTCGCGCGCTGTGATGTGATGAAGGCGATGCTGAACGGTGATTTCCGCGAAGCGCATGCCAATTTG ATCGTACTTCCCGGTGTGACGGAATACACCTTCCACAAGCTGCTGTGCTATCTGTACACCGACGAAATACCGCCCATCTCGGCGGACAAATGTCTCAACCTGCTCGAGCTGGCGAACCGGCTGTGCTTACCGCGGTTGCTTAATCTGGTCGAGTGTCGTGTGATTGAGGATTTGTTGCGCATGTCGCAGAACGAAACGAGCGAGGCGGTCGAACACTGCCTGCGGTTGCTTGAGCCGGTGAAG CTACACAACGCACACCAGCTGGCGGAATGGTGCATGTCGTATCTGTGCGTTAACTACAACAGCATCTGCCGGCTGTCCCCGCGCAGCCTGAAAAGCCTCCATCCCGACAATCAGGACTATCTGCGGGAGCATCGTTGGCCACCGGTTTGGTATCTGAAGGATTACGACTACTATCAGCGCTGCATGAACGAGCTCAGTCGGGAGCTGAACAATGGCAAAAAAGACTGTACAGCGGACGATAAGGGGTGCCTGTGCTTCTCGGGTG TGTTTTTCTGGCTATTAGGAAaatcgaaacgatcggccgCGACGGCAAAGTCGGCCATCCAGGCGTCCGGCAAGGGGTCGGCGGGCGCGGCCGGCAATGATCAGCAGGACGCGGTTAGCACCAGCCTCTTCCAATCGAACGCCAACTCGGTCAACCAGCTCGATCCGGAACACGACGCCGGTGACCTTTGA
- the LOC118509665 gene encoding rho-related BTB domain-containing protein 1 isoform X4 → MDNEQPHQELVKCVLVGDTAVGKTRLICARACNKHVSLSQLLNTHVPTVFAIDQYRIYKDVLERSWEIVDGVNVSLRLWDTFGDHDKDRRFAYGRSDVVLLCFSIANPVSLRNCRAMWYPEIRKFCPDTPVILVGCKNDLRYMYRDETYLSYFGERSPFVRAARKSDLVMPDEARAVAKELGVAYYETSVFTYFGVNEVFENAIRAALIARREHRFWMTNLKRVQRPLLQAPFRPPKPPPPEVTVITGTHTKDMLNMFNAQCYTDLVLIVGTIRFSVHRFMLASSSNAFHRLLMMDISDIGARSSSESSMVSSTFGESTTADFNEDTECLIRLEQNKVAPNRMWEQLKRRSSYQALPTVEPKKDLYRELHHPVFQSIRVFQIESGRHSYTQTQTVVQISKVITPQAMQQCLKFIYTGTIDRDCLDLQEIRQAAEFLELPQLMVLLSNTQANQSFMNDETIQHYSTCMKQNLEKYCVQNGIFGDITFELDDGHMKAHRAMLVARCDVMKAMLNGDFREAHANLIVLPGVTEYTFHKLLCYLYTDEIPPISADKCLNLLELANRLCLPRLLNLVECRVIEDLLRMSQNETSEAVEHCLRLLEPVKLHNAHQLAEWCMSYLCVNYNSICRLSPRSLKSLHPDNQDYLREHRWPPVWYLKDYDYYQRCMNELSRELNNGKKDCTADDKGCLCFSGGKSKRSAATAKSAIQASGKGSAGAAGNDQQDAVSTSLFQSNANSVNQLDPEHDAGDL, encoded by the exons ATGGACAACGAACAGCCACACCAGGAGCTGGTAAAGTGTGTCCTCGTCGGAGATACGGCCGTCGGGAAGACGCGGTTGATCTGTGCCCGGGCCTGCAACAAGCACGTCTCGCTATCCCAGCTGCTCAACACGCATGTGCCAACCGTCTTTGCCATTGACCAGTACCGGATCTACAAGGAT GTCCTCGAACGATCGTGGGAGATTGTGGACGGAGTTAATGTATCGCTACGGCTTTGGGACACCTTCGGCGATCACGACAAGGATCGCCGGTTTGCATACGGACG aTCGGACGTCGTGCTGCTATGCTTTTCGATAGCGAATCCCGTCTCGCTGCGTAACTGTCGCGCCATGTGGTATCCGGAGATTCGGAAGTTTTGTCCCGACACGCCCGTCATACTGGTCGGGTGCAAGAATGATCTGCGGTACATGTACCGCGACGAAACGTATCTGTCCTACTTTGGCGAGCGAAGCCCCTTCGTACGGGCAGCGCGCAAATCGGACCTCGTAATGCCGGACGAGGCACGGGCCGTGGCGAAGGAGCTGGGCGTTGCCTACTACGAGACGAGCGTGTTCACGTACTTTGGCGTGAACGAGGTGTTTGAGAATGCGATCCGGGCGGCATTGATTGCGCGCCGCGAGCATCGCTTCTGGATGACCAATCTGAAGCGTGTTCAGAGGCCGTTACTACAG GCCCCATTCCGACCGCCGAAACCTCCACCGCCGGAAGTAACCGTCATTACCGGCACGCATACGAAGGACATGCTTAACATGTTCAATGCCCAGTGCTATACAGATCTAGTATTAATTGTCGGTACTATCCGTTTTTCCGTACATAGATTTATGTTAGCTAGTAGTTCTAATGCATTTCATAG GTTATTAATGATGGACATCAGTGACATTGGTgcaagaagcagcagcgaGTCGAGCATGGTTAGCTCGACGTTCGGTGAATCGACGACGGCCGATTTTAACGAGGACACCGAGTGTCTAATCCGGCTCGAGCAGAACAAGGTGGCTCCCAATCG CATGTGGGAACAGCTGAAACGACGATCCAGCTATCAGGCATTGCCAACGGTGGAACCGAAGAAAGATCTCTATCGGGAGCTGCATCATCCCGTGTTTCAAAGTATTAGAGTATTCCAG ATTGAAAGTGGAAGACATAGCTACACGCAAACGCAGACGGTCGTGCAGATTAGCAAGGTGATCACCCCGCAGGCGATGCAACAGTGCTTGAAGTTCATCTATACGGGCACGATCGATCGGGACTGTCTAGATTTGCAG GAAATACGACAGGCGGCAGAGTTTCTGGAACTACCCCAGCTGATGGTGCTGCTCTCCAATACGCAGGCGAATCAAAGCTTCATGAACGATGAAACGATTCAACACTATTCAACG TGCATGAaacaaaatttggaaaaatattGTGTTCAGAACGGTATCTTCGGTGATATCACGTTCGAGCTGGACGATGGCCACATGAAGGCCCACCGTGCCATGCTGGTCGCGCGCTGTGATGTGATGAAGGCGATGCTGAACGGTGATTTCCGCGAAGCGCATGCCAATTTG ATCGTACTTCCCGGTGTGACGGAATACACCTTCCACAAGCTGCTGTGCTATCTGTACACCGACGAAATACCGCCCATCTCGGCGGACAAATGTCTCAACCTGCTCGAGCTGGCGAACCGGCTGTGCTTACCGCGGTTGCTTAATCTGGTCGAGTGTCGTGTGATTGAGGATTTGTTGCGCATGTCGCAGAACGAAACGAGCGAGGCGGTCGAACACTGCCTGCGGTTGCTTGAGCCGGTGAAG CTACACAACGCACACCAGCTGGCGGAATGGTGCATGTCGTATCTGTGCGTTAACTACAACAGCATCTGCCGGCTGTCCCCGCGCAGCCTGAAAAGCCTCCATCCCGACAATCAGGACTATCTGCGGGAGCATCGTTGGCCACCGGTTTGGTATCTGAAGGATTACGACTACTATCAGCGCTGCATGAACGAGCTCAGTCGGGAGCTGAACAATGGCAAAAAAGACTGTACAGCGGACGATAAGGGGTGCCTGTGCTTCTCGGGTG GAAaatcgaaacgatcggccgCGACGGCAAAGTCGGCCATCCAGGCGTCCGGCAAGGGGTCGGCGGGCGCGGCCGGCAATGATCAGCAGGACGCGGTTAGCACCAGCCTCTTCCAATCGAACGCCAACTCGGTCAACCAGCTCGATCCGGAACACGACGCCGGTGACCTTTGA
- the LOC118509665 gene encoding rho-related BTB domain-containing protein 1 isoform X2 has protein sequence MDNEQPHQELVKCVLVGDTAVGKTRLICARACNKHVSLSQLLNTHVPTVFAIDQYRIYKDVLERSWEIVDGVNVSLRLWDTFGDHDKDRRFAYGRSDVVLLCFSIANPVSLRNCRAMWYPEIRKFCPDTPVILVGCKNDLRYMYRDETYLSYFGERSPFVRAARKSDLVMPDEARAVAKELGVAYYETSVFTYFGVNEVFENAIRAALIARREHRFWMTNLKRVQRPLLQAPFRPPKPPPPEVTVITGTHTKDMLNMFNAQCYTDLVLIVGTIRFSVHRFMLASSSNAFHRLLMMDISDIGARSSSESSMVSSTFGESTTADFNEDTECLIRLEQNKVAPNRMWEQLKRRSSYQALPTVEPKKDLYRELHHPVFQSIRVFQIESGRHSYTQTQTVVQISKVITPQAMQQCLKFIYTGTIDRDCLDLQTASIGLILEIRQAAEFLELPQLMVLLSNTQANQSFMNDETIQHYSTCMKQNLEKYCVQNGIFGDITFELDDGHMKAHRAMLVARCDVMKAMLNGDFREAHANLIVLPGVTEYTFHKLLCYLYTDEIPPISADKCLNLLELANRLCLPRLLNLVECRVIEDLLRMSQNETSEAVEHCLRLLEPVKLHNAHQLAEWCMSYLCVNYNSICRLSPRSLKSLHPDNQDYLREHRWPPVWYLKDYDYYQRCMNELSRELNNGKKDCTADDKGCLCFSGGKSKRSAATAKSAIQASGKGSAGAAGNDQQDAVSTSLFQSNANSVNQLDPEHDAGDL, from the exons ATGGACAACGAACAGCCACACCAGGAGCTGGTAAAGTGTGTCCTCGTCGGAGATACGGCCGTCGGGAAGACGCGGTTGATCTGTGCCCGGGCCTGCAACAAGCACGTCTCGCTATCCCAGCTGCTCAACACGCATGTGCCAACCGTCTTTGCCATTGACCAGTACCGGATCTACAAGGAT GTCCTCGAACGATCGTGGGAGATTGTGGACGGAGTTAATGTATCGCTACGGCTTTGGGACACCTTCGGCGATCACGACAAGGATCGCCGGTTTGCATACGGACG aTCGGACGTCGTGCTGCTATGCTTTTCGATAGCGAATCCCGTCTCGCTGCGTAACTGTCGCGCCATGTGGTATCCGGAGATTCGGAAGTTTTGTCCCGACACGCCCGTCATACTGGTCGGGTGCAAGAATGATCTGCGGTACATGTACCGCGACGAAACGTATCTGTCCTACTTTGGCGAGCGAAGCCCCTTCGTACGGGCAGCGCGCAAATCGGACCTCGTAATGCCGGACGAGGCACGGGCCGTGGCGAAGGAGCTGGGCGTTGCCTACTACGAGACGAGCGTGTTCACGTACTTTGGCGTGAACGAGGTGTTTGAGAATGCGATCCGGGCGGCATTGATTGCGCGCCGCGAGCATCGCTTCTGGATGACCAATCTGAAGCGTGTTCAGAGGCCGTTACTACAG GCCCCATTCCGACCGCCGAAACCTCCACCGCCGGAAGTAACCGTCATTACCGGCACGCATACGAAGGACATGCTTAACATGTTCAATGCCCAGTGCTATACAGATCTAGTATTAATTGTCGGTACTATCCGTTTTTCCGTACATAGATTTATGTTAGCTAGTAGTTCTAATGCATTTCATAG GTTATTAATGATGGACATCAGTGACATTGGTgcaagaagcagcagcgaGTCGAGCATGGTTAGCTCGACGTTCGGTGAATCGACGACGGCCGATTTTAACGAGGACACCGAGTGTCTAATCCGGCTCGAGCAGAACAAGGTGGCTCCCAATCG CATGTGGGAACAGCTGAAACGACGATCCAGCTATCAGGCATTGCCAACGGTGGAACCGAAGAAAGATCTCTATCGGGAGCTGCATCATCCCGTGTTTCAAAGTATTAGAGTATTCCAG ATTGAAAGTGGAAGACATAGCTACACGCAAACGCAGACGGTCGTGCAGATTAGCAAGGTGATCACCCCGCAGGCGATGCAACAGTGCTTGAAGTTCATCTATACGGGCACGATCGATCGGGACTGTCTAGATTTGCAG ACTGCATCGATAGGATTGATACTG GAAATACGACAGGCGGCAGAGTTTCTGGAACTACCCCAGCTGATGGTGCTGCTCTCCAATACGCAGGCGAATCAAAGCTTCATGAACGATGAAACGATTCAACACTATTCAACG TGCATGAaacaaaatttggaaaaatattGTGTTCAGAACGGTATCTTCGGTGATATCACGTTCGAGCTGGACGATGGCCACATGAAGGCCCACCGTGCCATGCTGGTCGCGCGCTGTGATGTGATGAAGGCGATGCTGAACGGTGATTTCCGCGAAGCGCATGCCAATTTG ATCGTACTTCCCGGTGTGACGGAATACACCTTCCACAAGCTGCTGTGCTATCTGTACACCGACGAAATACCGCCCATCTCGGCGGACAAATGTCTCAACCTGCTCGAGCTGGCGAACCGGCTGTGCTTACCGCGGTTGCTTAATCTGGTCGAGTGTCGTGTGATTGAGGATTTGTTGCGCATGTCGCAGAACGAAACGAGCGAGGCGGTCGAACACTGCCTGCGGTTGCTTGAGCCGGTGAAG CTACACAACGCACACCAGCTGGCGGAATGGTGCATGTCGTATCTGTGCGTTAACTACAACAGCATCTGCCGGCTGTCCCCGCGCAGCCTGAAAAGCCTCCATCCCGACAATCAGGACTATCTGCGGGAGCATCGTTGGCCACCGGTTTGGTATCTGAAGGATTACGACTACTATCAGCGCTGCATGAACGAGCTCAGTCGGGAGCTGAACAATGGCAAAAAAGACTGTACAGCGGACGATAAGGGGTGCCTGTGCTTCTCGGGTG GAAaatcgaaacgatcggccgCGACGGCAAAGTCGGCCATCCAGGCGTCCGGCAAGGGGTCGGCGGGCGCGGCCGGCAATGATCAGCAGGACGCGGTTAGCACCAGCCTCTTCCAATCGAACGCCAACTCGGTCAACCAGCTCGATCCGGAACACGACGCCGGTGACCTTTGA